The Sulfurospirillum sp. UCH001 genome segment AATGCAACAGTGATTTCAGAGCCTTTTGTAGGGTTTGCCAGCAACCAACTCACAGTAACCATTATGACTCCAGTATTGGTCAATGGCAAAAAGGAAGGTGTTGTAGCCGCATCGTTTTATGTCAATAAACTCTACCGTAAAATTAAAACTATTGCTATGGACGAGGGGTATGCGTTTATTGTCAATGCCAGTGGAAAGATTATTATTCACCCTGATAAATCGATGATTAATGTTAATTTACAAGACCAAAATTCAGCGTTTAAGAAAATGTACGAGTATATGATAAGTCAAAAAGAGGGTACATACTCCTATGAATTTGATGGTGTAAAAGAGCTGATTGCTTTTGGAGAATTACATAATGGCTGGTTTAGTGTTGTCTCTGTTGATACTGAAAAAGCATATGCGTTTAACCATAGTATGCTAAAGCTTTACTGGATTATGGGTTCACTGATGATAGCTCTAACAGTGATGATTTTAGTGCGTATGAGTCGTAAAAGTAATGAAAGCGTATAAGTAATGAAAGCATTTCTAACCCTTTGTTGTGTTCTTTT includes the following:
- a CDS encoding cache domain-containing protein, with the protein product MSWTFNERVAMVAGVLLTFFLLLFGSVSYFKMKFYLEKEITAKQISIMKSLQTDINGWMQPSMRQVQDVAKELEMHAPFTKEEIVPILARYKKSINAVQVYFGLEDGRMMYDTGKELNRDWYDPRNRPWYAEGLEANATVISEPFVGFASNQLTVTIMTPVLVNGKKEGVVAASFYVNKLYRKIKTIAMDEGYAFIVNASGKIIIHPDKSMINVNLQDQNSAFKKMYEYMISQKEGTYSYEFDGVKELIAFGELHNGWFSVVSVDTEKAYAFNHSMLKLYWIMGSLMIALTVMILVRMSRKSNESV